One part of the Magallana gigas chromosome 5, xbMagGiga1.1, whole genome shotgun sequence genome encodes these proteins:
- the LOC105324380 gene encoding uncharacterized protein gives MNIVMTRKILKFLFYFQCLELNKSVIFLIFKVLNGAFWIGIVLMIFVPGYIYGNGLLKKLSDQPLSLSFNNAESTIIGILGSLMAFIYINVFNQIFGMRFLYQRKATFFRMFILIEVGFCMVDVIYLIFSSDVLHAAYCFCNYGSYCKNSFNSTEIERNENCRGSSIGLIGLLIAFIVLTLGLRIISLVISKSLSKQLPLRIRPKDDSPNYKDGVRQQSTIQEVPPTSYSQSLDDVIRNAEETLGMLQLSESLASNSKQLMNESEEESLEKRNNAHIETLQTDDDNDDDIDDKNDDKEEEDLFKTAYEMGFLSKEEYSEVE, from the exons ATGAATATAGTTATgacaagaaaaatattgaaatttctgttttatttccaatgtttagaattaaataaaagTGTGATATTCTTAATTTTCAAGGTCCTGAATGGTGCATTTTGGATAGGAATAGTACTAATGATCTTTGTACCGGGATATATATATGGCAACGGCCTTCTTAAAAAACTATCGGATCAGCCATTATCTCTTAGTTTTAACAATGCAGAATCTACTATCATTGGGATCCTGGGATCATTAATGGCTTTCATTTACATCAACGTGTTTAACCAAATCTTTGGGATGCGTTTTTTGTATCAACGAAAAGCGACTTTTTTCCGAATG TTCATCTTGATTGAAGTTGGTTTTTGTATGGTAGACGTAATATATTTAATCTTCTCGTCTGATGTTCTCCATGCG GCGTATTGTTTTTGCAATTATGGTTCATATTGCAAAAACAGCTTTAATTCAACAGAAATCGAACGGAATGAG aatTGTAGAGGGTCATCGATTGGATTAATTGGTTTGTTGATCGCTTTCATCGTTTTGACACTTGGACTGCGT ATCATATCCCTAGTAATCTCAAAATCACTTTCAAAACAACTACCGCTACGGATCAGACCAAAAGACGATTCACCAAATTATAAAGATGGAGTACGTCAACAATCCACAATCCAGGAAGTCCCTCCGACATCCTATTCACAAAGCCTAGATGATGTGATTAGGAACGCTGAAGAAACTCTTGGAATGCTCCAGTTATCGGAATCTTTAGCAAGCAATTCTAAGCAACTAATGAATGAAAGTGAAGAAGAGTcattggaaaaaagaaataatgcgCATATTGAAACATTGCAAAccgatgatgataatgatgatgatattGATGATAAGAATGATGATAAAGAGGAGGAGGATTTATTCAAAACAGCTTATGAAATGGGCTTTTTGTCAAAAGAGGAATATTCAGAAGTTGAATAA